The Montipora foliosa isolate CH-2021 chromosome 6, ASM3666993v2, whole genome shotgun sequence genome includes the window TGCTGGTTTACGCGTAATATAATCATTGTTTCTGTCGACACTATTGGTTGACTTTCACGCCTAGATTTCTGTGCAGCGTTCATTAATTCTTCATTTAAGTAGCTTATTATTCTTAGAGTCGTTTCGTTTTCTATTGCCTTTTAGTTCCAACCACAATCCTAGACAATCAACCATAATCGTGTTTCGATCCATCGCCTGATTTTAAGGTTTTCGTTAGTGCTATCCACTTTTTGTCCACGCCAGCAAAGCATACTGGTACTGAAGGACAAAATTTGTGTGCATGAACACGGAGACATCCTCTCTTTTCTTTCCCCTTAGTTCTGGGTCTGAATAGGGTGAGTAGATAACTCAAATCATTTATAGAAGAGCAGAGTAGATGTAGGTGCCAGATTATCACAAAATCCACCTTCAAAGAGCTAATTAGACTCTAGTTGGCTAAAAAAAGACTGAAGTTAAACAATAATGGGTACCTTGGCGATGGCAAAAACGTCTAACAATTGTTTTTGTACATCAACTAGCATATCGATCGCTTTTGATTTtgcgtcatcatcatcatttgtttGACTGTTGGATTCTTTGATTCTGCGAGCCTTTTCGTGTGCCTCCTGTTTCGATACTTCCTTCTGAAGGGACTTACGAACCAGTTCCTCCTGCATACGTTCCTTGTTATCCTCTTGATTTTGCCTCATTTCAATCTTTTTAAGCTTCTTTTCCCGCTGAATACGAACAGAAATGATTTCTATGAGCGCGTATATGAAGAATAATGGATAGAAAAAGCTAAATTCTATCTTTTCAGTCCATTCGTGATACATGCAAATTTCGACACAAAGGGAGTGGCACTCAATTACAGAAAGACAGTGATTGCTATGGACGCTTGTTAGTcaaaagagccctacaaaaaggttgcatgggtggttctatgaagtaactttttcaatggcaatctgacatcacttcaatcagaaggcgcatgcgcaactaatttCAGTCCTCTACCGGGCGTTTCAGTGGAAAACAGGTAACAGCTCAAAggaaaacgaaaggaagaggcggttttttcaccggatgggaaccgtcccatcatttttcgaaAACTGTAGCAttgaatttctatttggacaaaaaaatggaactgatattttgaaaagtgtatcaaaggagggccttatgatgtcataatttttttgagaataatttcttctaaaatccatgctacagattttgtgttagaatgttctcatgATGTTGCGttagaattttgtgaaaaacatagttaattcgctgagtttttagggattttctgttttggtcaagtgatttaccaaatatggttgtgagtcgaaccatacaaaggaatgttaaatagaacacacttggtAAAAAAGGATTAATCTAGAGTCAAAGGAAtttgagaaatgactattttATTTCAAGGGGTCgatagcaacggtttggtagttaagagccaccctcTTAAGTGGAAGAGCAGTCATGGCAATGGATATATATAgggaaatctttttttttttttttcgcattttttaCCTCATTAGCATAAGGCTAACATTTTCTAATCAGTCGGCCGAGAATAAAATACTGAATCTAAAGctagccttaaatgaaaacgttggcactaagaaactttatctctgttattagcatatttcttgtcgttttatgtcaatcaattttgttagttcccagtccgttcagttgtattttttaatcggtcagtgtaaaacgtagactgcagactgcagaccaggggtaaaatgcagactgaggttataacgtaactgttgaaaaagcccaaaccccttagaaatgctaaccttagacctaattagccctaaaacaatatttaggcttaactcagtgttagcatttctaatggctttgggctttttcaacagttaaattataacctcagtctgcattttacccccggtctgcagtctgcagtctgcagtctgcgttttacacttaccgacttttttaatttaaaatttatctgtaactgaataacaatcacttctgatgatgtatgttgtaacatacgaaacgttaagtttataaaatgttatgcagttcaagcaaatttATGTAACCgatgtttgcgttttattccgaAGAAGACCTCAAATGCTACGTCTCCACTCTCTCGTGCGAAGGCCCCACCGGataagagaaacgatgggatctgggaacgaaaATGAGATAGACCACCAACACCGAGGGTCTTTCCCCAGCTCTTCACtcaaacagtgtgtgggttcatTAACGTCCCACAGTGTTGATTAAcagaaaggttgtgagacggggcctacggtttatagttcttatccgagaagacttaaaagtctaacATTAACAGATGAAATTACGAAGGTAGCATCCCGAGTGTTGGTCCGTGAGCCCGCGATTTCCCGCACGAAagtctgatgctcaaccaactgagccgaACCGAACCAGGGCTAGGGATTACCTATACCGGTTCAACCTCGTTTCAAGAGTCTCTATTCTCGGCCTCCCTTGTCGACGAAAAGGAGTCAGAGAAGAGAGagcctggaaacgaggttgtacTTGATTTAGGAGATACACACCTGTACCAACTGTAGGACTGAATGTCAAATTGAGGTTTCGTTCACAATGCAAGTAGCAAGTATGACAGGTTAAGTTATTTTGAGTCCTTGTTGACCTACAATAGCCTGCATAGCGAGCCAACCAACGAATTCAACACGATAACACCTGCAAACAACGCATAATAATTCTGAACTAACCTTTAGTTTGGCAAAGATTTTAAGAAGTTGTTCCTGAACCTGTAACAAACTCTCGTGAGACTGTCGGCGCTCATTCAATTGTTTAAGATAGAGTTCTTGTCTTCTCATTCTTTCTTGTTCCATGAGTGGCTGCTCTTTTCCAGTTGGTCTTCTTCTTATCTCTTGTAACATCATCTCTTTGTGTTCCTCTGATTCCTTGCGCTGATTATCTTCTTTAGCTGCTTTAGCATCCTAAATAGAACTAATACCAATCAGTGATAGGCGAACCCATGAATCATGGTCGATCTAACAAGGCGCAAATTAGCAACTCAAGCGATGTTGAGCGCACGGCTGCATGTTTTGTCTatcatttcaaaaggaagacGAATTGCTAATTgcttaaatttcaattttaattgcTTGAAAGCAATGCTTCCGCCAACGGGAAGTGAGATTACTGTATTCTTGGGTAGTTTGCCCGAATTTCCAAACCGTTCGTGTCGATTAGAGTGAAAAGGCAAGTTTTGAGAAAAGACACTCAACCGTTCCGGTTACCGTCTGTCGCCGTCGGCCAGACTTCTTCAGAAGTTGTAAACTCCTCATCGTACGACAAGTCAGGCGCGAGGCCAAATGGAAGATTCTTTTAATGTTACAGTAGagaatacatgtactgtaatgCAATTTGTAGATTTGAAGACGGCGATGTCAAGAAGGAATGTGAATGATCATCGTAGTTAGGAGAGAAACTTAAGCAAGGAAGCATGAGTTTGAACGAGATTCCAGCCCATGACAGAGTTTCTGCCCAGCAAAACATTCCACAAATCGAGCTATCGAGCCATTTGAGAACTGGCCTTTTGCAAGTTCATGTTAGAAAAGTCATTGCAGTGGGACTTGCCATAAGATAAGCAGTTCAGTGCAAAGGAGCCAGATACACATATATTTCCTCATTGGCTCACTTTGTTCTCTTAAGCCTCAGCCTTAGTTAGGTTTTTTCTTACGTACCCTCATTCTTTGAAATGCATTTTTCAAGTCCACGTGAACCTGACTGAGTCGAGCATTAGTCTCAGCCATCGCAATTCCTTCTTCGCTCACATTCTCCGTTAGCCTTTTCATTTCttcgatttttcttttcttttccatctCAAATATGTCGCGTGCCTTGCGCCGTGCCATGTTGCTAAGCAACTGTTCGTGCATCCGCATTTTAGTATTTTCCACTGTCCGTCGTTCTCGCTCGCATTCCATTTGGTATTTTGCCTGCAGAACCACAAAATTAttcatacattttttttgtcaacaaggTTACATTCTCTGATAGATGGACACTGCAGAATTTGTTTGATTAACCGTAAACTCTTGCCAAGAACCCATAAGTAAAAGCCTTCCTCTCCGCTTTTACCTTTTGGATCTGGCGTTTTGACAGACCtagttatttttaaaaacactttCCCGGGAAACAGCGTTTCCCTTGTTAAGGATAGCCAATCAGTGCTGTAGATTACGCATTTACAATTTCACGAAAATGAACTCTGGCTAAAACATGGCGGACAGACGGGAATCTGAAAGCTCAAATTCGAAAGTAGAAATTCAGAGCGAAGGAGATACCGATAACTGGTATTCAGATGACGACTGTGAGAGTAATGGAGAATCTGAGGATAAGACTGAGAGTGAGCTAGAAAGTAGCGAAGAAAATGATGGACACAAAGAAGCGACTACTCCAAAGCATTCTCGTCCGAAGAAGCGACGAGCCGGTACGGCTACAAAAGGATCAGacttttagtttctaaagaaactgtggtactgcgtcggtgggagattgaaacggaaattgattttatcaaacgagttgataaagttAATTTCTGTTACAAAAGGATCAGGAAAGCAAACCAAAACAACAGCCTCAAGTTATCCGAAGGAAGATGAAGTGGAGAAATTGGCATCATGGATTTTGTCAAGAGGACAAGCCATTAGGGTTGAGGATCCATCTACTTTCTACCTCTGAATTTGAGCTTTTCGATTCCTTCTCTCCGCCATGAGTCAGCCAGAGCTAATTTATGCGAAATTGTAAATGCGTAATCTACAGCACTGATCAGGCTAACCGTAACCAGGGAAACGCTGTTTGCCGGGAAGTGTTTCTACCGTAATAACTGGGTAGATCTGTCAAAACGCCCGATCAAGAATTCAATTCGGAGGAAGGCTCCTATTGATgagcaatctcgtccccagaatTGAAtccggtcgggatacat containing:
- the LOC138005950 gene encoding uncharacterized protein; protein product: MTDKAETNEPPTAKTSAPITKQENNSYSTDGSTDSDSDSDTDFEEIEKEILGVKSMLRRYCGRHKSVAKLKSEHSRWLTSEATMGKSIANLEGSNINETIALVNQAEENERTRRMSIPFGSSDEQETDLDLSLANSQLSTVHQELLHLFAIHDAKYQMECERERRTVENTKMRMHEQLLSNMARRKARDIFEMEKKRKIEEMKRLTENVSEEGIAMAETNARLSQVHVDLKNAFQRMRDAKAAKEDNQRKESEEHKEMMLQEIRRRPTGKEQPLMEQERMRRQELYLKQLNERRQSHESLLQVQEQLLKIFAKLKREKKLKKIEMRQNQEDNKERMQEELVRKSLQKEVSKQEAHEKARRIKESNSQTNDDDDAKSKAIDMLVDVQKQLLDVFAIAKVPIIV